The DNA region CCGACGAGAAGGTCGAGGAACCCGCGCAGCCTCCACGCCCAGTCCAGGCTGGGCCAGCCGTGGCGTCCGCCGAGCGACCAGATGGCGTTGATCACATGTTCGCGCGGGGCGGTGATGGGAACGGATCGTCGATCGTGGAACACACCGTGCTGCGGGACGTTGATGTTGCGGATGTGGCGGGTGTCGATCTGACCGGATGCCAGTGAGCTATACCAGGCGGATGGCACGCGGTCCTGGGCGATGCGCGAGAGGGCGGCCTCAATGGCCTCGTGGTAGGTGAGCAGGGGTTGAGGAATCAGTTCGGTAATGCGCTTTTCGCTGCAGGTGGTTTCCAGATGGAGTGAATCCACCAGTGCGCTGGCCAAGGCGAAGTTGGTGGCCGTGATGAAGTAGAGCCAGTACGACGAGAGCTTCGGGTTGAAGAAGGGAACGGGCACGATCCAGCGGTGGAGCCCACGGACATCGGCGTAGCCTTCGAGCATGGACTGATAGGTCATCACTTCCGGGCCGCCGATATCGAACCGCTCACCGAGCGTGTGCTCGTGGAGCTTCGGGTCGATCACATTGAGCAGGTAATGGATCACATTGCGGATGGCGATGGGCTGGCAGTTGGTACGCGCCCACTTTGGCGTGATCATGAACGGCAGCTTTTCCACCAGGTCTCGGATGATCTCGAACGATGCGCTGCCCGAGCCGACGATGATCGACGCCTGAAGAGTCGTGAGCGGGACGCGGCCATTTGCGAGGATCTCGAGCACATTCGATCGCGATGACAGATGCTGTGAGAGTTTGGTCCCTTGCGGGATGATGCCGCTGAGGTAAACGATTTGTTGGCACGGCGTCTGGCCGATCCAGTCGGCGAACGCAGTGGCGCATTGCGCCTCCTTTTCCGAGAATCCTTTGCCGGTTCCCATCGAGTGGAGCAGGTAGTAGGCGGCGTCGATGGAGCCAACCGATTCCGGAGCGGGGATTGTGTCGGGC from Sulfuriroseicoccus oceanibius includes:
- a CDS encoding SDR family oxidoreductase, giving the protein MKVLVTGANGYIGLRLIPTLLEAGHHVVAQVRNPQRFPSDQFIGWGDQLEIIEADFLVPDTIPAPESVGSIDAAYYLLHSMGTGKGFSEKEAQCATAFADWIGQTPCQQIVYLSGIIPQGTKLSQHLSSRSNVLEILANGRVPLTTLQASIIVGSGSASFEIIRDLVEKLPFMITPKWARTNCQPIAIRNVIHYLLNVIDPKLHEHTLGERFDIGGPEVMTYQSMLEGYADVRGLHRWIVPVPFFNPKLSSYWLYFITATNFALASALVDSLHLETTCSEKRITELIPQPLLTYHEAIEAALSRIAQDRVPSAWYSSLASGQIDTRHIRNINVPQHGVFHDRRSVPITAPREHVINAIWSLGGRHGWPSLDWAWRLRGFLDLLVGGIGVRRGRRHPTELRTGDALDFWRVIVSDRPNGRLILFAEMKLPGEAWLEFELVDDTLHQRATFRPRGLFGRLYWAGSYPFHVILFPQMLKRLAAGWPGREV